The window gtacattatttttattgctGTGGATACTATTGTACCATGCAGCAGAAGTCTGGGCCTCCTTTCCAAAAATCATGCACTCTAAATGCTCTTAACAGCTCTATGTAAAGTCcattcaattaatttaaaagaattaggACAGTCCtaaacaaaatcaaactttGGCTATGGCACTGGTGATTAAACAcctaaaaaaatcattcattcaaTCATACTCTTCAAAAaatccctttttgttttttgggatCTCAGAACCAAggaaagaacataaaaataaaaccacacAAATCTTTAAAATAAGTTGACAATGGCTTCTCATCTGACCAACATTCATAAAAAGTGTGTAACTGAGTGATGAGAAAAAGAAGTTACCCAAAAGGATCACCAACAACAAGGAAACCCACATCCGAGTGACGAGCATCGGACAGAATATCATCCGCTTTTTCCTCCACCATTTCTCTATCTGCAAGCGTAATTGGTTTCCCATAGAGATTTTCCTGTAGCCAAGTAGCCAAATCCCAAATTTCCAAGtctaaaatcaaagaaattgaggaaaaatgaaaagagaataattggaaaaaaaaaataccagtGTGGAAAGACCATTGGAAGAAAGACCAAAGGAGAGGAGAGAAGTGTAGGCTTCAATGAAGACCTTGCTGCATTTCTTCACAGCTTCCAGGCCCCTCAGCGTTATGTCTCTCTCATCGCCCAAACCCAAACCTATTATGTACAGCATCTCTCCTATCTTCTGTCTGTTTTGTTAAACCCTACGTCTTTCTAGGGTTTTGCCATGGCAATTTCTGACCGCAGGGCCAGAGACGAGGAAGTttaaacgacgtcgtttgaCGCGTCTTAAGATTTGACGGCGTTTCACGACTGATGGATGGCCGTTTGCTTGCACTTTGTTTTTACCGTGTATGCCCTTCGACGTTGTCAAAGATATTGTGGCCTTGTGCCCTAACCCTAAcggtttaaaataaaaagctttaggCGTAAAATGTCATAGAAGGGAAAGCcttccattaaaaacattttgtggtatgggaattttttaaatattcttctACAGTAGAAATAATGGAATATGAATTTATAGGCCATTTGGtcatattttccaaattttttattatttaacttaaaaataatttttaaaaataaattttagaaaatatgatcaaataaaccgatatttttcttttatttttaaaaattaatgaaaacgaTTCatacttgttctttaaaaattattttatcgtttactttgtttcaaaaaattatttccaactATCAAATAATGTCAGaaatttttaaatccaatttcTTAGATTAAgttttaatacttgaattgtTCTTAGATTAAGTTTTTCAATCCGAATCATGGTTTGGATAACCTAACATtatcttaaattcaatttaatatatatattatcttatataattaataattatttttctttatttttttttaaaaacatcataaataaattttgaatcataaaaTCTAATCCAAATATGATCTGATTAATCCAAGTCTAGTAAACCAACCTGAATATGATTCTTAAATTGAAGTTAGGTGCGATAACTGATGTTAGAGGTAGGATCAAGTTGGATTTGAGTCAGCTATGAATCGAATCAATTTGTCTGAGATCAAGAATAGGTTTGATGGATTCTTCATGACCAGTTTGTATTCTACGGTTATACCAAAATACACTGATGTTCCTCTCTCCAGGAGTAGCAAAATTCCACTTGCCACACTTTTGCAATGTTGGCCCTGTATATGGCACGTGGTACATGGCTCCCTCCACTGAATGGAAAGCACAACCCATTTGGTTAATGGAATCTCCATTCATCATTTTCCACATCAACCAAAGAAAGAGAGACAAAAGGTTGTTGTTTATACATCAAAAGGCATGAGAAGATATGACAAAATTAAAGAAGtctaccaaaaaagaaaatttggcgTTGGTTCATTCCTCCTTAAGTTGACTTAAGAAGGAGTTAATTGCCCATCCACTTGAATCCAGAATCCATAAGCCAATGCTTCCTGGGAGACTTCAATCATCATCTTTAAATTCTCTGCTCCAAACAAAATAGACATTTTCCTTAGGCTTCACAGTTTGGGACTAAGTGTGTTTCACAGTGTTctttttgaagtgattttagGGGAAGTGTTTTTTCTAGTAGTATTTTTCGAAAGAATCAtctatatcaatatttttctaGGAAGCAttgtaagtgattttttaattttttaaaagtgctCTCTAAAGTTTGCTAATCGCttgatttttttgctttttcaaaacactttttatattattagtgctttttaaaaacattgtgaAACGAACTCTAAGTTGGTTCAGCTCGATATGTCAgaattttttcctcttttatcttaatttttatgaGTAACCTTTTCAAGCTTTAAGTGAGCtatgagttttaaattataggTAGAACCCCACAAAATCTCCATGACTACAAAGAATCATCATACCTGCGATCAAGGTACCGAGGTTGAATACCAGAGCCTTGACATGTAGTGCATGTCAAGGAACCAGCACCATCACAGTTAATGCATCGGGAGACTTCTTTCTCATTTCCACCAAGCACTACCGTCACATTGCCAGTTCCCATGCAAAACCTGCATCTCTCTGGAAGAACAAGAATTTGATTTCCACATTTAACTCTACAATACCATAAGAGTGAAGATTCAAGCTACTAAAACTTCTAAATGGTTATCATATCAGGCTGATCCTACATTTGCTTTACCTATTGTCAACAAGTTGATGATGTACATACCAAAACTTCTAatgtatcatttttttgttaGCAACCAtcctaaaaaatatcaattcaaTGACAACCATCCTTCATAACTATGTTGCAACTATATTGTGCATTTACATTATTAGTCATCGGGCAACTAGTAAATTAAACTCAGTGTCggaatttaaatgtttttttttttaaatttgtcgTCCACATGTGAATTGATATAGATATGTGAATTGATATAGATTCTTTAAGAGTTAAGACATGTCGATTGAACATATAATAGGATAATCTTTAACACAAGGATGGTAAAGATAGTCTTGAAAGACTTATAGTTTTCATCTTATTAAACTACGGTATGAGAATACTAGATGTAATGAATAGCAAATCATGAAACCAAACACTTAGTGTCtcgttatttacataggatattcgAATTCAGGTGATTTTTTGTAATGGGATGCTGTCAACTTCATGATTAGATTCTGAGGAAGTTAGTACTATTCTATGGGTCCCAGTAGTCTCTGCTCAAATTCATGTATCGTATTGGTATGATTTATGAAGGTTGGATTAATTCTAGATTTATTTAAGCATAaggatgttttggtaattaAGTAGGATTGCACATGAGTAAGTGAACAAGATTTTTAGattgagttaattgattaattatggGACctattgagttaattaattaattatgattcgTATTGGGCAAAATTAAGAGACCCAAACTTCAATGGGCTCCAATCACTTAAGCTCATTGAAGAATCTTGTAAATACATTGATTAGATAGAAGATGCCAAACATATATAATGTAGGCAATTAACATAGAAATCAAGTGAATTGCAAGGAGCAAAGAGTGGAGCGCTCTAATAATAAAATGAGATGGGAGAGGAACTCACGTGCGCCCGATCCATCGCAAGGGAAGCAGGGTTGAGTGTTCTCTCGCTTCGCCTGCAAcacaaaaatttctcaattttatagTTGGAAACAAGTTACAAATGTCagaattagaaaaagaaaaagggagacTTACAGCATTATCAATTTGTGTCTCATAGAAAATTGGGATTCCAATCCCAACGGCAACGCTCACAACTCCCACCGATATAGCCACTATCTGAAATTCTATTTCCACATTTTCACTATCTCGTAAAGAATCgctttaaaatgaaagaaaactggAAAAGAAGTAGGGGATAGAGAGAAAACCGTGTTTTGATCGAGGTCAACAGCCCTAATTCTTGGATAGGAAGCTGGCGACCTTTGATTTCTGGCGAATTTGTGGGACAAGGAGGGAGAAGGGGAAGAGAGCTTGAGAGGGCAGCATATGAAAGAAGAGTGAAGGCGAGGAAGGGAAGGTGCGATTGACATCTCAGCCGTGCTGGTTTTGCTTTCAGCCCCAATCCAATGGAGGCCTGAATTGGAAGAGAGAGACATTTGAGTTTGAGTGGATGGTTTTGGATATGCGTGTGGGGTTGGCATGAACACGGACCAGACAGCTGGGAACTTGGGATTTCCATCTCAGTTCTTGGACAGGGCCTTTTCGAGTTTGAAGGTATGGAAAGACCCAAAGTCTTTGGGCCTCAACGGATGTCGACTCAGCCTTCTTAGCCCTTCTCCTCTTCCCACTCACCTTTATTTGGGCTCATTGCTAGCCATGCGGGTCATGGCTCGTGACTTATCTATCTGGGGTCTACAAATTAAATTTCTCATGGTGTTCGACGCTCCTCGTATGAAAAATTGAGATGCTAGGAATCCAAACCATAAACGATGGACAGACACATGCACTATCTGTTTTGTCTTGCAACTAAAACTCTAAATACCCTTTAATGTATGCTCCTAAACTCTGGAGAACACACCAACAGTCAATCATCGCCATCTTGGTTGAGACTTTGACGGAGAGTAGTAGGTGAGACCGTAAGAGAGGTAGGGGAGAGTGGATTAGGGAGTGAGGGTGTGAGAGGGACAGCCCAACAAACGGCTATAATTAGAAGCACGTGAGGGTGTAACCATGCCTTTGAGTTTAGAGGGTGTCATGCCTTTGGAGGCTTGTCCCATTAGTCCACTTTCACTAACGTAGAATCCAAGGCTTTGGGGAACCCTCCCCCCACATGCTCCACCCTTTTCTCCCCTTCTCATCACTCATCACCATCCCCCTTTtccttcctttctctttttcctcctcTTTTAATTATCCGCACAATCTTGCAATCAATTACACAGAAGCACACGCAGTAGGACGCACCTCTTGCCGAAGAGAAAAACAGTCCAATCTCCACTCATGACACTTCTCTAATAATagtctataatattttatgcaATCATTCTATATGCCAAACCCCATTGAATTTTAGACATGGCCGTAATCCACACTCATTTTAACCTCCTCATTTGCCAAATCAGATGCTTCCCACGAAATTGTTCcgctttggaaaaaaaaataatcttggGTGAGATACGTTAATCGTCCGCATCCAGCTGTTCTCAAAGGGTCCCTACCATGGAGTGGGGTTGGCCCATAAAGACGCAAAGCAAGTTCCCCTGTCTATGTTGTCCTAAAAAGGGCAAAGCAATGATCATTTCATAATAAGTTGGTATTGAAATTCTATAacgtaaataaattgaaaattgcaATCCATCAGTCATTCTACCTAACGTCCATTAAAGCTGGTGCGATTACAAAATTGAATCAGGAATGAGTGATGAGCATTAAGCAGGAGCTTGTGCATGGACCAGTGGTATGATCTTTCATGTTTGTGAGACCTTTTCCTTTCAGAGGAAGAGGGGATGAAACTTCAGAAGGACGGAAAAGCAGAGAGAAGGGTGCTAGTGAAAAGCGAGACTCTAACCTAAAAGACGAAATAAAAGGAGTAAAAGTGAATCAGGATGCCGAGGGCCAAGGCCAGAGTTTAAAGAGagtgaaattttattttcaaaaccttGGGGGAGTCTATCACAATTTCTATAAATCTAACTTTGCAATTATCACCTTTTTTTAAGGATACAAATATAATACATTTTCCCCGTTATCCATTGCGATTAGACTGACTCTTTAATAATCGGCTACCGCTTCTCCTTGGCTCTTTATCACTAGCTGTACTGGACTCACATTGCTGTGACCCAACTACGTGACCGACTGCGTGTGATTTGCCGAAACCATCACCGAACGTTGCGCCAGTCCAAAGTTTCCATTATCTCTCGTAACGGTAAAGTTCAGTGGTTGGTGGGTTACATAGCTATGTCCCCGTGGGTGACGAATCCATTTCGTTTCAAATCGTCTCAcataagttaaaataaagaaaattttaaaatatttactagaGCAGGGATTGGCTGCGGTGGCAAATCCTTTACACTCGTTGAGATTAGAAAAGATTGAGAGGTGCCAGCCGTCCGTTTCACGTTGTACGGTGATTTAGCACGGGTACTCACACTACCCTCGTGCTCCAACAGTCACCCGCCCACATCACCCTCTATTACGGAACtcaaaatcaagtttaaaaactacttttaaatcTCACGAAACAAATCCGAAGCAAGGAATTCAAAACAACACAGGGCGTTGCTGTAGCCTGTATCATCATCTCAGTCATCCCTCTCTTCTTACGCCGCCGACATAGTAACGGTTCGCCACCGTAGCGTTTCGGCGCCGCCGATTCGTCCGTACGCCGGAGATCCAATTGTAGTTTAGTCACCATTCTTGTGTTTCCAATTACTCCGATTAGTCCGAGTGTTTGGATTTTTactgttttcattttcttcatttcgtCAGAAGGTATGGACCGATTTATCATTCTTGGTTTTCTAGATTTTGGTGTGATTGATTTGATTAGTATTTGTATTCGTTTGTTTGGACTTCAGATTTTCTCTTGCATAGGATGGTTTATGAGATTCTTCGTAGTTGGTTGCCAAGAAATCGGAGGAATGAAAACGAAATCTGGAATGTTAATTAGTTATTCCAGTCTTAAATTGTTATCAGATTCcgaattttcatttatttttcttgcaatTTCCTAGCAACCAAAGGGACCGTTGCACAAGTGTagattccttttgttttctcttctagGTTTTGTTTGCATTGATTTGCACTAGTTTCCATCTCTAGGTCTCTGTGTTTTGAATCGGTGGTAATGCAACATTCTAGGCTTATGGCATAGAATGTCCGTTAATTAAGCTTAACATAATTTTCTAGCTGGCTTTTCcgtttatttttatcttttcttttaattttctgtcttaattcattataattttcCGTTTGGTTTCTAAGAAAATGGATGAATAGGGAAGAAAACACTACAATTTTCACATTATATTTCTCCgccgttttttttttcccaaatgaAGAAAAGCTTAAGTTAACTTTGCTGTGTAGTTGCTGTGAGGTTCAGTTCAATGGGTTTGGCCTTCTCAGATCTGCATTATGAAAATTAAAGGATtaagattttaatttctttcagtTTGAAacattttctcagcagccaaatGGTGCATAATTGTATTTTCCTCTTTGATTCTCTTGATATGACTTTTGATAACGTCCTGGACATCTGCCTACATTTgcttaatatgaaaaattgtaGAGAATTCCCTCATGGAGAGTGAAATCTACAATTTCAAACCCATTTAGCTGTATACCTATTTAATATATATCtgataataaaattgttttgatgATAATTGGTGGAAAACTCCCTTCCATAGAGTGAATTCCACTGCTAACATTTCCTGTTCCTGAAACTATTGGAATGCTTAAGTAAACTCATTTTGAGTCTCCATATATGATGCTTCTCATTGGTTATGACTTTTGACAAATTTCTCCACTCGGGTTTTCTTATATGTGGAGGCTAATCTACTTATCATGCTTCCTATGTTCTCTAGGGTTGCTTCTTCTGCTTCCATCTTCCATATTATTTCTGCCACCTGTTTAAACTGATCACATATTTTCTTCATAtgcttaattaaaaaataaagctcCCTGTTGTTATTCTATGTTTTGAGTTCAACACATTTGGTTGAGTGTTCTTCACCAACCCTATAATGATTGCAggaattttttaatctttttaagcTTTGACTCTCTTCTGGTAGTTGAGATTAGTTAGAATTTTATGTCATAGTGGAATTTTGTGGTCTTTCAAGATATTTTGCTCTGATTAAGccaatttgtttattttcttgttgGTTTTGATAGAAACAAAGTGTAGAAACTCTCGAGAAGCAACAGAACATTGAGGAATCTGAAGTGATCTATTTTATTAAGCTTCAAAGCACTTATTTATACAGCTAGcttaaaacagaaaaacataaaaatagcaACAAACCTGCTACCTATAAATACTTCCTAAAGAAtagaaacaaaccaaaaaatTCTTCCTAAGGAATAGGTAAATCTTCCACATGACTAACTTATTTAACTACTTCCACTTCAATCTACTCAGCTCCATGTCAGCAGCTCCTAGGACATGTTATTCAACATTTCTTGAGTCTAAAATGTGACTGCCAGTTGTTCTTATGTTCTATTTACCactacatttatattttaaaattgtacaaTTTTTCAAGACCAGTTTTCTTAACATTTGCCTTTAAGTTCTTCAGAATTTAACATTTTATCTTGTAGTTCCTGTTAAAACTTTTTTAGAATGCTATGTTTGACTTAAGCATTTACTTTTCGTTGTATATGTCAGGCATACAAAATGATTGGATCATTTCTTACTAGAGGACTTGTGTATGTTACTCAATGAAACCCCATTCATTTTCTGTATAACAATATAGAGTTGATAACTTTGTtgttatgaaattttgaaattttttaatctcataACTGCAGGATGGTCTTTGGCTATGCATATCCTGCATATGAATGCTTTAAAACCGTGGAAAAGAATAAACCAGAGATTGAGCAACTTCGTTTTTGGTGCCAGTATTGGTATATGTTTATGTATTGCCATATTTGGTTCACTAGGAATTCCATAAGCAACCTTGTTCATAAAAAGTGTGTTTTCAAATGGACTTGTACAGGATTTTAGTTGCTGCAATAACAGTCTGTGAGAGAATTGGTGATACTTTCATTTCATGGTATGGAATTTAAACTTTACCATTGGGATGTTTTATGTATGAATGTAtattttgattgtgttttttattttgctttctttcaaGGGTACCAATGTACAGTGAAGCAAAGTTGGCATTCTTTATATATCTATGGTATCCTAAAACAAAGGTATGGGCCTGATTGGGGAATTAAGATTGTAGTTGTTAATTATTTGCATCTTACTGTAATTGCTTCTCTGCTTCAATTATTTCAGGGAACAACATATGTTTATGATTCCTTCTTTAAGCCATATGTTGCAAAGCACGAGACAGAAATTGATC is drawn from Vitis riparia cultivar Riparia Gloire de Montpellier isolate 1030 chromosome 18, EGFV_Vit.rip_1.0, whole genome shotgun sequence and contains these coding sequences:
- the LOC117906453 gene encoding protein disulfide-isomerase LQY1, chloroplastic; the protein is MSLSSNSGLHWIGAESKTSTAEMSIAPSLPRLHSSFICCPLKLSSPSPSLSHKFARNQRSPASYPRIRAVDLDQNTIVAISVGVVSVAVGIGIPIFYETQIDNAAKRENTQPCFPCDGSGAQRCRFCMGTGNVTVVLGGNEKEVSRCINCDGAGSLTCTTCQGSGIQPRYLDRREFKDDD